The Iamia majanohamensis genome window below encodes:
- a CDS encoding type IV pilus twitching motility protein PilT yields MTDLAQLLHHLAERRGSDLIVKVGSAPHLRVDGHLQPTDMDPMGPAQIEAILTELLPVQKAEELLERGEVDVAHGVAGVGRFRINVFRQRGSLSLAIRRVVPGAPAIADLNLPAVVEKLASEEAGLIVVAGPAASGKTTTVAALLDHVNATRARHIVTLEDPIEVLLSDKQSLVSQREIGSDFRSVPDALRRVGRQNADVIFVSDITEAATAEGVVSEALSGRLVIVSMPALTAAETVTRLVDFYPPHLQRQARYSIAQVLRGVVTQRLLDRVDGRGRVPAVEVLIGTQKVREAISAGGDEVTIETLMREGEYSGMQTFDQALLGLYQDMVISVRDAVSAATRPEDLRIAMQHAGMAAAY; encoded by the coding sequence ATGACCGACCTGGCCCAGCTCCTGCACCACCTCGCCGAGCGACGGGGGTCGGACCTGATCGTGAAGGTGGGCTCCGCCCCGCACCTGCGGGTCGACGGGCACCTCCAGCCCACCGACATGGACCCCATGGGCCCGGCGCAGATCGAGGCCATCCTCACCGAGCTGCTGCCGGTGCAGAAGGCCGAGGAGCTGCTGGAGCGGGGCGAGGTCGACGTGGCCCACGGCGTGGCCGGCGTGGGCCGGTTCCGGATCAACGTGTTCCGCCAGCGCGGGTCGCTCAGCCTGGCCATCCGCCGGGTCGTCCCCGGCGCGCCGGCCATCGCGGACCTCAACCTCCCCGCGGTGGTGGAGAAGCTGGCCTCGGAGGAGGCCGGGCTCATCGTCGTGGCCGGGCCGGCCGCGTCGGGCAAGACCACCACCGTCGCCGCCCTGCTCGACCACGTGAACGCCACCCGGGCCCGCCACATCGTGACCCTGGAGGACCCCATCGAGGTGCTGCTGTCGGACAAGCAGTCCCTCGTCAGCCAGCGGGAGATCGGCAGCGACTTCCGGTCGGTGCCCGACGCCCTCCGCCGGGTGGGCCGCCAGAACGCGGACGTCATCTTCGTGAGCGACATCACCGAGGCGGCCACCGCCGAGGGCGTCGTCTCCGAGGCCCTCTCCGGGCGCCTCGTCATCGTCTCCATGCCCGCCCTCACCGCGGCGGAGACGGTCACCCGCCTGGTCGACTTCTACCCGCCGCACCTCCAGCGCCAGGCCCGGTACTCGATCGCCCAGGTGCTCCGGGGCGTCGTCACCCAGCGACTCCTCGACCGCGTCGACGGTCGGGGCCGGGTGCCGGCGGTGGAGGTCCTCATCGGGACCCAGAAGGTCCGGGAGGCCATCTCCGCGGGCGGCGACGAGGTCACCATCGAGACGCTGATGCGGGAGGGCGAGTACTCCGGCATGCAGACCTTCGACCAGGCCCTGCTCGGCCTCTACCAGGACATGGTGATCAGCGTGCGCGACGCGGTGTCGGCCGCGACCCGGCCCGAGGACCTGCGCATCGCCATGCAGCACGCAGGGATGGCCGCGGCCTACTGA
- a CDS encoding GNAT family N-acetyltransferase, protein MDHARPHLPHRSRPDGVRPPALGGRTLRTTAWRGRDDVALVVPRPSATPPTAEDVARLVDAATGAGLQRLVTGALAEVEQAPFLAAGFTEHDRLHLLRHDLVHVPEVPGVEPRLHRARRGDHGAALAVDAKAFEPFWRLDQAGLDDALAATTTARFRVAATDHVVGYAVTGRAGERGYLQRLAVDPDHRGRGVGAALVVDGLRWLRRRRASSAVVNTQVGNEGAFALYQRLGFVPQPAGLTVLTLALGAAPESRPA, encoded by the coding sequence GTGGACCACGCCCGCCCCCACCTCCCCCACCGGTCGCGCCCCGACGGCGTGCGCCCGCCGGCCCTCGGCGGGCGCACGCTGCGCACCACCGCGTGGCGGGGCCGCGACGACGTCGCCCTGGTGGTGCCCCGGCCGTCCGCCACGCCCCCGACGGCGGAGGACGTGGCCCGGCTGGTCGACGCGGCCACCGGCGCCGGCCTCCAGCGCCTGGTCACCGGGGCCCTCGCCGAGGTCGAGCAGGCGCCGTTCCTGGCCGCCGGCTTCACCGAGCACGACCGCCTGCACCTGCTCCGCCACGACCTCGTCCACGTCCCGGAGGTGCCCGGCGTCGAGCCCCGGCTCCACCGGGCCCGGCGCGGCGACCACGGCGCCGCCCTGGCCGTCGACGCCAAGGCCTTCGAGCCCTTCTGGCGCCTGGACCAGGCCGGGCTCGACGACGCCCTGGCCGCCACCACGACGGCCCGGTTCCGGGTGGCCGCCACCGACCACGTGGTCGGCTACGCGGTCACCGGGCGGGCCGGCGAGCGGGGCTACCTGCAGCGCCTCGCCGTCGACCCCGACCACCGGGGCCGGGGGGTGGGCGCGGCGCTGGTCGTCGACGGCCTGCGGTGGCTGCGCCGACGGCGGGCCAGCTCCGCGGTGGTGAACACCCAGGTGGGCAACGAGGGGGCCTTCGCCCTCTACCAGCGGCTCGGGTTCGTGCCCCAGCCCGCCGGGCTCACCGTGCTCACCCTCGCCCTCGGGGCTGCGCCCGAGTCGCGTCCGGCATGA
- a CDS encoding histone deacetylase, whose translation MTLLVASDPRFAEHDAGRGHPERPARLEAVERGIAEAGLEEALVRVAPRAATDDELARAHGRDLVAALDRFSAAGGGSIDADTAMGPRSMEAARLAAGAGLELVDRLRAGEGDAGFCAVRPPGHHATSQRSMGFCLLNNVAVVAAALADAGERVVIVDYDAHHGNGTEQIFYDDPRVLFASLHEWPLYPGTGALGDTGAGEGRGSTINVPLPARATGDVYRDAVADLIGPAAEAHGATWLLVSAGFDAHRADPLTGLGLTAADFADVTGDLLALAPPGRRLLFLEGGYDLDGLAHSTGAVLGRLLDVEHRPEAPTSGGPGADVVAAARSRHDQACA comes from the coding sequence GTGACCCTCCTGGTCGCGTCCGATCCGCGCTTCGCCGAGCACGACGCCGGTCGGGGCCACCCCGAGCGGCCCGCCCGCCTCGAGGCCGTCGAGCGGGGCATCGCCGAGGCCGGCCTGGAGGAGGCGCTCGTCCGCGTCGCCCCCCGCGCCGCCACCGACGACGAGCTGGCCCGGGCCCACGGCCGCGACCTGGTCGCCGCCCTCGACCGCTTCTCCGCCGCCGGCGGGGGGTCGATCGACGCCGACACCGCGATGGGGCCGCGCTCCATGGAGGCGGCCCGGCTGGCCGCGGGCGCCGGCCTGGAGCTGGTCGACCGCCTCCGGGCCGGGGAGGGCGACGCCGGCTTCTGCGCGGTGCGCCCGCCCGGCCACCACGCCACCAGCCAGCGGTCGATGGGCTTCTGCCTGCTGAACAACGTGGCCGTGGTGGCGGCCGCCCTGGCCGACGCCGGGGAGCGGGTGGTGATCGTCGACTACGACGCCCACCACGGCAACGGCACCGAGCAGATCTTCTACGACGACCCCCGGGTGCTCTTCGCCTCCCTCCACGAGTGGCCCCTCTACCCGGGCACCGGCGCGCTCGGCGACACCGGCGCCGGCGAGGGACGGGGGTCGACCATCAACGTCCCCCTGCCCGCCCGGGCCACCGGCGACGTGTACCGCGACGCGGTGGCCGACCTCATCGGCCCGGCGGCCGAGGCCCACGGGGCCACCTGGCTGCTGGTGTCGGCCGGCTTCGACGCCCACCGGGCCGACCCCCTCACCGGCCTCGGCCTCACCGCGGCGGACTTCGCCGACGTCACCGGCGACCTGCTCGCCCTGGCCCCCCCGGGGCGCCGCCTGCTGTTCCTCGAGGGCGGCTACGACCTCGACGGCCTGGCCCACTCGACCGGCGCCGTGCTGGGGCGGCTGCTCGACGTGGAGCACCGGCCCGAGGCCCCGACCTCCGGGGGTCCCGGGGCCGACGTGGTGGCCGCGGCCCGCAGCCGCCACGACCAGGCCTGCGCCTGA
- a CDS encoding glutamine amidotransferase-related protein: protein MDAIIWEGSGSPWRGATWGGPVAARLTALGLRTRTVPWGASGLVHRGRPDVLHVFTGGMEPVASGSPEMEDRMGAVTAAVVAAGEGACSVLGICLGAQMIAAAASGLEPVPAAGGGEAGTTTVRSQHPDVADVVVGTAHTHEVPRRFLAGDGVEHLWANDVTRVQGFRLGGRVVGVQFHPELSGPEAGRASRAFRRALGAPPAHDATDEVDPAVAMGAVLVLAGVGAPTGAEAPAEPA from the coding sequence GTGGACGCGATCATCTGGGAGGGCAGCGGCTCGCCGTGGCGGGGAGCGACCTGGGGCGGGCCGGTCGCGGCCCGCCTGACGGCCCTGGGCCTGCGGACCCGGACCGTGCCGTGGGGCGCGTCCGGCCTGGTCCACCGGGGCCGGCCCGACGTCCTCCACGTGTTCACCGGCGGCATGGAGCCGGTGGCCTCGGGGTCCCCCGAGATGGAGGACCGCATGGGGGCGGTGACCGCGGCCGTGGTCGCGGCGGGCGAGGGGGCGTGCTCGGTGCTCGGCATCTGCCTGGGCGCCCAGATGATCGCGGCCGCCGCGTCCGGGCTCGAGCCGGTGCCCGCGGCCGGCGGCGGGGAGGCCGGCACCACCACGGTCCGCTCCCAGCACCCCGACGTGGCCGACGTGGTGGTGGGCACGGCCCACACCCACGAGGTGCCCCGGCGCTTCCTGGCCGGCGACGGCGTCGAGCACCTGTGGGCCAACGACGTCACCCGCGTCCAGGGCTTCCGCCTGGGCGGCCGCGTCGTCGGGGTGCAGTTCCACCCCGAGCTGTCGGGGCCCGAGGCGGGGCGGGCCTCGCGGGCGTTCCGCCGGGCCCTGGGCGCACCCCCGGCCCACGACGCCACCGACGAGGTCGACCCCGCGGTGGCCATGGGCGCCGTGCTGGTGCTGGCCGGCGTCGGTGCGCCGACGGGCGCGGAGGCGCCGGCCGAGCCGGCCTGA